The Wolbachia endosymbiont of Drosophila innubila region GACGTTAGAGAAGGTTTAACTTGTGTTTTATCTCTTAAGATGCCTGATCCTAAGTTTTCTTCACAAACAAAAGATAAACTAGTTAGTTCTGAAGCACGTGCAGTTGTAGAAAGTATAGTTTCTGATAAATTGAGCACAATCCTTGAAACTGATCCCAAATTGGCAGCAAGCATAGTAGAAAGAGCAATCAGGTCAGCAAAAGGAAGAGAAGCTGCAAGAAAAGCGCGCGAGCTAGTTAAAAGCAAAAACAATATTGATATTGCAACTCTGCCAGGAAAGCTTGCTGATTGTCAGGAAAAAGCTCCTGAGTTATCGGAATTATTTATAGTAGAGGGTAATTCAGCAGGTGGTACTGCAAAGCAGGGGCGTAATCGTAAAACACAAGCAGTGCTTGCCTTAAGAGGAAAAATTCTAAACGTAGAACGTGTAAGTTTAGATCGTATTTTTTCATCTGCAGAAATAGGCTCTTTAATTACTGCAATTGGTGCTGGAATAGGGAGTGAACACTTCGATATTGAAAAAGCTAGATATCATAAAATTATCATCATGACAGATGCAGATGTTGATGGTTCACATATAAGAACTTTGATTCTAACTTTCTTTTTTAGACATATGCGTGAAGTTATTGAAAAAGGTTACTTATACATAGCACAGCCACCCCTCTATAAAGTTACAAAGAATGCCAAAGACACTTATATTAAAGATGACGAAACTTTTGAAGAGTATATAATAAACTCAGCAGTTAAAAGATTAACACTAAGTGGTACAGCTACAGAATTTAACAACTTGCGCCTTATTTTGAATAAATGCGTTAGCACTTCTAATATTAGCAAAAATTATGATAGAGAAATACCACAAAATCTCTTAGAGTCATTGCTAATTTTAAGTAAAAAGAATGCTCTATCATCGGCTGATGAGATATTAAAGTATTTGAAGTTAATGTACAGCGAATACACTTGGGAAGTGGAAATAAAAGATGAAGAAAAAGAAATTCATATCTCTAAATTGTTTCAAGGGTTGGCAGACAAATATATATTTGCGCTTAGTATGCTTGAAGGCAAAGATATGCAAAACATATTAAGTTTGCTTGATGGTATAAGTAATTTATTTAATGGTGATTCATTTTTAAAGTCACAAGAAACTGAAATAAGAATCACTTCTCCAAGTACGCTTGCAAAAATAATAATGGACTATGGTAAAAAAGGTTTAACTCTGCAGAGATTTAAAGGTCTTGGTGAAATGAATGCTGATCAGCTATGGGATACTACGTTAAATCCTGAGGCTAGAACTTTATTAAAGGTTGAAATAAAAGATTGTGAAGAAGCTGATTCCATATTTTCAATATTAATGGGTGATATAGTTGAACCACGCCGTGATTTTATTAATAGCAATGCACTTAATGTGCATGATGTTGATATTTGAACTTTTAGCAAAATGTACGAACGTTACGGGTTTAAGCAAAGACTGTGTCATTCAAGTAGCTGACACTGGTTCCTTTATAACGGTGTCATTCCAGTGCTTGACACTGGAATCCAGGTTGCTCACAAGCAAACTAGCATAGAAAGT contains the following coding sequences:
- the gyrB gene encoding DNA topoisomerase (ATP-hydrolyzing) subunit B; this translates as MENSYNADAIKILRGLDAVRKRPGMYIGDTDDGSGLHHMVYEVVDNAIDESLAGYCDKIEVSINKDGSVSVTDNGRGIPTDIHEEEGISAAEVIMTQLHAGGKFDSNTYKVSGGLHGVGISVVNALSSWLELIIWRNKKEHFMRFEDGESIEPLKVVNENTNKRGTKVTFMPSTETFNGINFSYSTLESRIRELAFLNSNIDITLRDLRNEPYTESHFNQSNQSKDNFGTANFVQYLDKNKTHVTKIASMKGDAEDLGISLEISMEWNDSYYENMLCFTNNIRQRDGGTHLAGFRSALTRCINTYATNEGFLKKAKVNLTGEDVREGLTCVLSLKMPDPKFSSQTKDKLVSSEARAVVESIVSDKLSTILETDPKLAASIVERAIRSAKGREAARKARELVKSKNNIDIATLPGKLADCQEKAPELSELFIVEGNSAGGTAKQGRNRKTQAVLALRGKILNVERVSLDRIFSSAEIGSLITAIGAGIGSEHFDIEKARYHKIIIMTDADVDGSHIRTLILTFFFRHMREVIEKGYLYIAQPPLYKVTKNAKDTYIKDDETFEEYIINSAVKRLTLSGTATEFNNLRLILNKCVSTSNISKNYDREIPQNLLESLLILSKKNALSSADEILKYLKLMYSEYTWEVEIKDEEKEIHISKLFQGLADKYIFALSMLEGKDMQNILSLLDGISNLFNGDSFLKSQETEIRITSPSTLAKIIMDYGKKGLTLQRFKGLGEMNADQLWDTTLNPEARTLLKVEIKDCEEADSIFSILMGDIVEPRRDFINSNALNVHDVDI